A DNA window from Nitrospira sp. contains the following coding sequences:
- a CDS encoding MiaB family protein (possibly involved in tRNA or rRNA modification; MaGe:77308485) yields MATPHTPPRASLHTLGCRLNQAETAVLGERLRQDGYRLVPFGQPTDLLVLNTCSVTEDAERTSRYLIRKTLKHSPKAFIAVTGCYAQTGPDGLKKQAGIDLIVGNQYKLDLPAYLPPSDRLYKHASPIVHRTKTIAPEDFELPEYGAPDSTRAPLKIQDGCSTMCSFCLIPFARGRERSRLLDDLLREAEFLAARGIREVVLTGVNIGQYSQAGADLCTVIARLETIPGLERIRISSIEPTTVTDQLLDLMASSSKLCPYLHIPLQSGDDSILAAMNRSYSAQEYVRLIERALRTVPQLGLGTDIMVGFPGEDEAAFANTLKLATELPFAYFHVFPFSPRPGTAAVKLASSVNAAQLKKRTAVLTDLSHAKRLAFHNRHIGTTIPILFEAGHHDGFAVGTAANFLKVAVPSQTELTNQIHSITITAASERWAVGHPAAQPAATTALLML; encoded by the coding sequence ATGGCCACACCACACACACCGCCGCGCGCCTCGCTTCATACGCTGGGCTGCCGTCTTAATCAGGCTGAGACCGCTGTACTTGGAGAACGGCTGCGGCAGGATGGCTATCGCCTTGTGCCATTTGGCCAGCCGACAGATCTGCTCGTGCTCAATACCTGTTCAGTCACAGAAGACGCCGAACGCACCTCCCGCTATCTCATTCGCAAGACGCTCAAACATTCGCCCAAGGCCTTTATCGCCGTCACCGGTTGCTACGCGCAGACCGGACCGGACGGATTAAAGAAACAGGCCGGCATCGATCTCATCGTCGGCAATCAATACAAACTCGATCTCCCGGCCTATCTGCCTCCTAGCGACCGTCTTTACAAGCACGCATCGCCGATCGTGCATCGCACAAAAACCATCGCGCCGGAAGACTTTGAACTTCCCGAGTACGGCGCGCCTGATTCCACCCGCGCCCCGCTGAAGATTCAAGACGGTTGCAGTACGATGTGCAGTTTTTGCCTCATTCCCTTTGCGCGGGGCCGGGAACGAAGCCGCTTGCTCGACGATCTGCTGCGCGAGGCTGAGTTTTTGGCTGCACGAGGCATTCGGGAAGTCGTGTTGACCGGCGTGAACATCGGACAGTACAGTCAGGCCGGTGCGGATCTCTGTACCGTGATCGCACGATTGGAAACCATCCCCGGTCTGGAACGTATCCGAATTTCCTCCATCGAACCAACGACCGTCACCGATCAGCTGCTCGACCTGATGGCCTCCTCGTCAAAGCTCTGCCCCTATCTTCACATCCCTCTCCAGAGCGGAGACGACAGCATCCTGGCCGCAATGAACCGGTCCTACTCGGCTCAAGAATATGTGAGACTGATTGAACGGGCGTTGCGAACCGTGCCGCAACTCGGGCTTGGCACAGATATCATGGTGGGTTTCCCCGGTGAAGATGAGGCCGCCTTTGCCAACACGCTGAAGCTGGCGACCGAGCTCCCCTTTGCCTATTTTCACGTCTTTCCATTTTCACCCAGACCAGGCACCGCCGCAGTGAAGCTGGCCAGCTCAGTCAATGCCGCGCAGTTGAAAAAACGAACTGCCGTCTTAACGGACCTATCGCACGCTAAACGCCTCGCGTTCCATAATCGACATATCGGCACAACGATCCCCATATTATTTGAGGCCGGCCATCACGATGGCTTTGCGGTCGGCACGGCAGCCAATTTCCTGAAAGTCGCGGTGCCCTCTCAGACGGAGCTCACAAACCAGATACATTCCATCACGATCACAGCCGCGAGTGAACGCTGGGCGGTCGGACATCCGGCAGCTCAACCAGCCGCCACGACAGCGTTACTAATGCTATGA
- a CDS encoding tRNA-2-methylthio-N(6)-dimethylallyladenosine synthase (MaGe:77308486), protein MTNKTTPHLVHIETFGCQMNESDSELVRSLLKQDGFAFTEDRERADVMLMNTCAIRENAHNKVYGHLGELQAVKKERPLVVGVLGCMAQSLKDELTKKVPLIDVLAGPDAYRQLPMLITNALQAQEQGFAKKAFALDLSEYETYEGVLPDRDGGVNAWITVMRGCDNFCSFCVVPYTRGRERSRDPQSVLAEARQAATLGYKQITLLGQNVNSYRSDDWDFARLISAVADTTGIERVRFTSPHPKDYPLSLLEAIATHPKICKHIHLPLQSGSDRILDLMGREYTAENYSRLVDQIKGMIPDIVLTTDIICGFSTETEQDFASTCQLVEQIRFHSAFVFAYSERKNTIAARKFQDDILEEIKGDRVKRLVEIQREIGGARNREYLGQTLPILVEREATRSPDRWMGKTDGNIAVIWDKAIESLQPGMLTRRRITDASVAALFAE, encoded by the coding sequence ATGACGAACAAAACGACTCCGCATCTCGTCCATATTGAGACCTTCGGTTGTCAGATGAATGAGTCCGACAGCGAACTAGTCCGCTCGCTGCTCAAACAGGATGGGTTCGCCTTCACCGAAGACCGTGAACGAGCCGATGTGATGCTGATGAATACCTGCGCGATCAGGGAAAATGCGCACAATAAGGTCTACGGCCATCTTGGGGAATTGCAGGCGGTCAAGAAAGAACGCCCGCTCGTCGTCGGCGTGCTGGGATGCATGGCGCAAAGCCTCAAGGATGAGTTGACGAAAAAAGTACCGCTGATCGACGTGCTCGCCGGCCCCGACGCCTACCGCCAGCTCCCCATGCTGATAACTAATGCCCTGCAGGCGCAAGAACAGGGCTTTGCCAAAAAGGCGTTTGCGCTCGATCTTTCCGAATACGAAACCTACGAAGGAGTGCTGCCGGATCGCGACGGCGGGGTCAATGCCTGGATTACGGTCATGCGTGGCTGCGATAATTTCTGTAGTTTTTGTGTAGTCCCATACACCCGTGGCCGTGAGCGTTCGCGCGATCCTCAGAGCGTCCTGGCCGAAGCGCGACAGGCTGCCACTCTTGGGTACAAACAAATTACCCTGCTTGGACAGAACGTAAACTCCTATCGATCCGACGACTGGGATTTCGCCAGACTCATCTCAGCCGTCGCCGATACCACCGGCATCGAACGGGTCCGCTTTACCTCGCCGCATCCGAAGGACTATCCACTGTCACTCTTGGAAGCCATCGCCACCCATCCAAAAATTTGCAAACACATCCACCTGCCGCTCCAATCAGGAAGCGATCGCATTCTCGATCTGATGGGGCGCGAATACACCGCCGAGAATTACTCCAGGCTGGTTGACCAGATCAAGGGCATGATACCGGACATCGTTCTGACCACCGACATCATCTGCGGGTTCAGCACGGAGACCGAGCAAGACTTCGCGAGCACCTGCCAGCTCGTCGAACAGATCCGGTTCCATTCAGCCTTCGTCTTTGCCTACTCTGAACGGAAAAACACTATCGCCGCCAGAAAGTTTCAAGACGACATACTGGAAGAAATAAAAGGCGACCGCGTCAAACGGCTTGTGGAGATTCAGCGCGAGATCGGCGGGGCAAGAAATCGCGAGTATCTTGGGCAAACTTTGCCTATCCTCGTGGAACGTGAGGCCACCCGCTCACCTGATCGTTGGATGGGCAAAACCGATGGCAATATTGCTGTCATTTGGGATAAGGCTATCGAATCGCTTCAACCTGGTATGTTGACTCGACGTCGCATTACCGACGCATCCGTTGCCGCACTATTTGCCGAATAG
- a CDS encoding hypothetical protein (Evidence 5 : Unknown function; MaGe:77308487), translating to MTLETIISLGVLGWMAVGMVLMGLGIW from the coding sequence ATGACACTCGAAACCATTATTTCATTGGGCGTCTTGGGATGGATGGCAGTAGGCATGGTGCTCATGGGGCTCGGCATCTGGTAA
- a CDS encoding hypothetical protein (Evidence 4 : Unknown function but conserved in other organisms; MaGe:77308488) — protein sequence MHSIHNHRVRYMTTGLFLTATLVSGCSMFSGSQSMHQSAKGSVYLEEISEWSFEANHPTIIDQNTMLKIVKGITTEEAASASNRMPASGSKPMRVFSDGDAEFLAPLLAQGLSRAKPEQIVGFRVSSSAGSGAAPTAGTLYVQHGAAYFTISSLKGIKTVGFTPKSAAHIESAPSFAASGAADALSMVIDYTALARASMPAAMPVAAITPSAPIAQATASAPVKAAARQNSSASASASTVAVRDTSASEDTSMGDMTTEDILNKKLDELRQAKETNALKESEVNILRKEVEWMKKELRERTAERDAMKAKNVSSKKPAPKKKSVELQPTR from the coding sequence ATGCACTCTATTCACAACCATCGGGTCCGATATATGACAACAGGGTTGTTTCTGACAGCCACACTTGTTAGCGGCTGTTCCATGTTCTCCGGATCCCAATCCATGCATCAGAGCGCCAAAGGCTCCGTCTATCTCGAAGAGATCTCTGAATGGTCCTTCGAAGCCAACCACCCGACAATTATCGATCAAAACACAATGCTGAAAATTGTAAAAGGTATTACGACCGAAGAGGCCGCCTCGGCCTCGAACAGAATGCCCGCGAGTGGCAGTAAGCCGATGAGAGTATTCAGCGATGGAGATGCCGAGTTTCTTGCTCCCCTGCTAGCCCAAGGATTATCGCGAGCGAAACCGGAGCAAATCGTCGGTTTCCGTGTATCTTCATCGGCAGGGTCAGGCGCTGCACCCACCGCGGGCACCCTTTACGTGCAACATGGCGCAGCCTATTTCACCATCTCGTCCCTCAAGGGGATAAAGACCGTCGGATTCACGCCAAAATCGGCAGCCCATATTGAATCGGCGCCCTCGTTTGCGGCCAGCGGTGCTGCAGACGCCCTATCGATGGTCATTGACTATACGGCGCTGGCCAGAGCGTCTATGCCGGCGGCAATGCCCGTCGCGGCGATAACGCCCTCCGCACCCATCGCACAAGCAACAGCTTCAGCTCCTGTGAAAGCCGCAGCCAGACAAAACTCTTCAGCTTCTGCATCAGCTTCCACGGTTGCGGTCAGAGACACATCCGCATCCGAAGATACATCGATGGGCGATATGACCACCGAAGATATCCTCAATAAAAAGTTGGATGAACTGCGTCAGGCAAAAGAAACCAATGCCCTCAAGGAGTCGGAGGTCAACATCCTTCGCAAGGAAGTAGAGTGGATGAAGAAGGAACTGCGGGAACGCACCGCCGAACGCGATGCGATGAAAGCGAAGAACGTGTCATCGAAGAAGCCAGCGCCGAAGAAAAAGTCCGTTGAACTTCAGCCGACTCGATAG
- a CDS encoding DNApolBexo2 domain-containing protein (MaGe:77308489): protein MKVVLDIETIQAPRAEWAHLVGKEHPLEEALAGRGELDLFEAGAAEAARHAEDEQYAKSAFDGTFSKIVCIGLLEFSDQMEARSAVAWYGSNEKELLRQFWARIAQDRPALFITHNGLGFDLPFIKKRSMIHQVKPSYDINLARFRAEPVYDTMAIWSNWDTRGWVKLDVLARALQVETKSGSGSQVAEMWEKGQGQELARYCLQDTYVTYACYCRMNFRQPLSSEVVLLQPELLELL from the coding sequence ATGAAAGTCGTATTGGATATCGAGACGATTCAAGCGCCTCGTGCGGAGTGGGCGCATCTGGTTGGGAAAGAGCATCCGTTGGAAGAAGCTTTGGCCGGGCGTGGGGAGCTAGACCTTTTTGAAGCCGGTGCTGCTGAAGCCGCGCGCCATGCTGAAGATGAGCAGTATGCGAAATCGGCCTTCGATGGGACCTTCAGCAAGATCGTCTGTATCGGTTTGCTCGAATTTTCCGATCAGATGGAAGCGCGCAGCGCGGTGGCCTGGTATGGGAGCAATGAAAAGGAATTACTCCGTCAGTTCTGGGCCAGAATTGCGCAGGACCGTCCGGCCCTGTTCATTACGCATAACGGTTTGGGATTCGATCTCCCGTTTATTAAAAAGCGATCGATGATCCATCAAGTAAAACCGAGCTACGATATCAACCTGGCGAGGTTTCGAGCCGAACCGGTCTATGACACGATGGCCATCTGGAGCAACTGGGATACGCGGGGGTGGGTTAAGCTGGATGTGCTGGCACGCGCACTTCAGGTGGAGACCAAGTCGGGCAGCGGATCGCAGGTGGCAGAGATGTGGGAGAAGGGGCAGGGACAGGAGCTGGCTCGGTATTGCCTGCAAGATACGTATGTCACGTATGCTTGTTATTGCCGGATGAATTTCCGGCAGCCCCTGTCCAGTGAGGTGGTTCTGCTCCAGCCGGAGTTGCTGGAGCTATTGTAA
- a CDS encoding Mutator mutT protein (7,8-dihydro-8-oxoguanine-triphosphatase) (MaGe:77308490): MTVVEVAAGLIHRDGQYLIARRKAGVHLAGYWEFPGGKRESGESLEECLRRELREELNVNIGIPVPYRIVRHEYTEKVVELHFFRCAIESGEAEAVDCAELRWVSPEEFNQFTFPPADGVIIESLQRDAVMESP, translated from the coding sequence ATGACGGTGGTTGAAGTCGCGGCCGGCCTGATTCATCGCGATGGCCAGTATCTGATCGCCCGCCGGAAAGCCGGAGTGCATCTCGCCGGCTATTGGGAATTCCCAGGAGGGAAGCGTGAAAGCGGGGAATCGCTGGAAGAATGTCTCCGGCGGGAACTGCGTGAAGAGTTAAATGTGAATATCGGCATTCCTGTGCCGTATCGGATTGTGCGGCATGAGTACACGGAAAAGGTTGTGGAGTTGCATTTCTTCCGTTGCGCGATTGAAAGCGGCGAAGCTGAGGCGGTGGATTGCGCCGAGCTGCGGTGGGTGTCGCCGGAAGAATTCAATCAATTTACATTTCCACCTGCTGACGGAGTCATCATCGAGTCTCTACAGCGCGATGCGGTCATGGAGTCGCCATGA
- a CDS encoding A/G-specific adenine glycosylase (MaGe:77308491), with amino-acid sequence MLYHSYGKSMRSPSSKPSRRKPRSKSKNPSLTPSQKRRFQQRLLAWYGEHGRDLPWRKTSDPYHILVSEVMLQQTQVDRVIPKYHEFLGRYPSFEHLAEAPVADVKKTWYPLGYNIRPERLHSIACETVERYGGQLPNDADELLSFKGIGRYTAGAIRSFAFNEDAPILDTNVIRVLHRVFIAEGDPKGQKAQLWELSEVLIPRGKGYDFNQAIMDFGAMVCTARDPYCLLCPMKSICKTYPFDATSTRK; translated from the coding sequence ATGCTCTATCATTCATATGGAAAGAGCATGCGATCTCCTTCATCGAAGCCATCGCGCCGGAAGCCCCGATCCAAGTCGAAGAATCCCTCGCTGACACCGTCTCAGAAGCGCCGCTTCCAGCAACGGTTGCTTGCGTGGTACGGCGAGCATGGGCGCGATCTGCCCTGGCGTAAGACGTCCGATCCCTATCACATTCTCGTGTCTGAAGTGATGCTGCAGCAGACTCAGGTCGATCGGGTAATTCCCAAATACCATGAGTTCCTTGGCCGCTATCCGAGCTTCGAGCATCTGGCTGAGGCACCGGTCGCCGATGTAAAGAAAACCTGGTATCCGCTTGGATATAACATTCGACCGGAACGGCTCCATAGCATCGCGTGTGAAACGGTGGAACGGTATGGCGGGCAATTGCCCAATGATGCCGATGAGCTGTTGTCGTTTAAGGGGATCGGGCGCTATACCGCCGGTGCGATTCGCTCGTTTGCCTTCAATGAGGACGCGCCGATTCTTGATACGAATGTGATTCGCGTGTTGCATCGCGTGTTCATTGCTGAAGGCGATCCGAAAGGGCAAAAAGCGCAGTTGTGGGAGTTGTCCGAGGTGTTGATCCCGCGCGGGAAGGGCTATGATTTCAATCAGGCCATTATGGATTTTGGTGCGATGGTTTGCACGGCGCGCGATCCGTACTGTTTGCTCTGCCCGATGAAGTCGATCTGCAAAACCTATCCATTCGATGCAACTTCTACCAGGAAGTAG
- a CDS encoding hypothetical protein (Evidence 4 : Unknown function but conserved in other organisms; MaGe:77308492) — protein sequence MTCRTTAIASLNTQHVAPSLLIAGAAAAALLLAAGLARAESQSVPWECSTYEGEAQTRCLNTFIELQREEIGKLKGQLQAQQSAVEQLKQQSDRQAAATADMQRQIASPPPIIPVAPYNAYTYVYPPAVGLGLYLGRPGFYGYPPYYRPHIYWGPRYYRHWGRR from the coding sequence ATGACCTGTCGGACAACCGCGATCGCGTCCCTCAACACTCAACATGTTGCACCATCCCTTCTGATCGCAGGAGCTGCCGCGGCAGCTTTGCTGCTGGCAGCCGGCTTGGCCCGCGCGGAAAGCCAATCGGTGCCTTGGGAATGCTCCACCTATGAAGGCGAGGCGCAAACCCGCTGCTTGAACACCTTCATCGAATTACAACGGGAAGAAATTGGAAAACTGAAAGGACAGCTTCAAGCACAACAAAGCGCCGTGGAGCAGCTCAAGCAACAAAGCGATCGGCAGGCCGCCGCGACTGCGGATATGCAGCGGCAAATCGCCTCCCCTCCGCCTATCATTCCCGTCGCGCCCTACAACGCCTACACATATGTGTACCCGCCAGCCGTGGGATTAGGGCTCTATCTGGGCCGACCGGGATTCTATGGATACCCGCCCTACTATCGCCCGCACATTTATTGGGGACCGCGATATTACCGACACTGGGGCCGCCGCTAA
- a CDS encoding hypothetical protein (Evidence 5 : Unknown function; MaGe:77308493), producing MDTRPTIARTFIGDRDITDTGAAAKQTAQPNDYGSFFADTEYSLTSTRPAPTAISNPATSLASIEIGATSR from the coding sequence ATGGATACCCGCCCTACTATCGCCCGCACATTTATTGGGGACCGCGATATTACCGACACTGGGGCCGCCGCTAAACAAACCGCGCAGCCGAATGACTACGGTTCATTTTTCGCCGATACCGAATACAGTCTCACAAGCACTAGGCCGGCACCCACCGCAATAAGCAATCCGGCCACCAGTCTTGCCTCCATCGAAATCGGAGCCACCAGTAGATGA
- a CDS encoding hypothetical protein (Evidence 4 : Unknown function but conserved in other organisms; MaGe:77308494), which yields MKRKPGEPIYLGRHMLALGLAVVCPGALPQLYHLLVAPISMEARLVAGLLIAVGAGLVLVRLYSVSAKNEP from the coding sequence ATGAAGCGAAAGCCGGGAGAGCCGATCTATTTAGGGCGCCATATGTTGGCGTTGGGGTTGGCGGTTGTCTGTCCCGGAGCGCTTCCTCAGCTCTATCATCTACTGGTGGCTCCGATTTCGATGGAGGCAAGACTGGTGGCCGGATTGCTTATTGCGGTGGGTGCCGGCCTAGTGCTTGTGAGACTGTATTCGGTATCGGCGAAAAATGAACCGTAG
- a CDS encoding PilZ domain-containing protein (MaGe:77308495) gives MQPLAGQSKRERDKAELRQQTRYRVEFPISCTGDCITTGTVYNLGLGGCKIMSATRVAMEIGAILKLELRPPQLAPIHVYAATVRWTMEDDFGVDFLGMQESERDRLVQWLEQLAEES, from the coding sequence ATGCAGCCACTTGCAGGACAATCCAAGCGTGAGCGGGACAAAGCCGAGTTGCGGCAACAAACTCGCTATCGCGTCGAATTCCCAATCTCGTGCACCGGCGACTGCATCACCACAGGTACCGTGTACAACCTTGGCCTGGGCGGATGCAAGATCATGAGCGCAACGCGCGTTGCCATGGAAATAGGCGCCATTCTCAAACTGGAACTCCGTCCACCTCAACTTGCGCCGATCCATGTCTATGCGGCCACCGTCCGATGGACCATGGAAGACGACTTCGGCGTCGACTTTCTCGGCATGCAGGAATCGGAGCGGGACCGGTTGGTGCAATGGCTTGAACAGCTCGCAGAGGAGTCTTGA
- a CDS encoding PilZ domain-containing protein (MaGe:77308496), with the protein MVTRKFPRYPAQISSILMQRDRLKYNAAIRDVSVKGCRVESVIRPFTGMQMEVSLQLPGEAAPIVITNAAVRWTGSQGIGIEFLTIAPPQLERLTQLICKLSSASRVA; encoded by the coding sequence ATGGTTACCCGAAAGTTTCCTCGATACCCCGCCCAAATCTCCAGCATTCTGATGCAGCGGGATCGCTTGAAATACAATGCGGCCATCCGCGACGTCTCCGTCAAAGGCTGCCGGGTCGAAAGCGTCATTCGACCGTTTACCGGCATGCAAATGGAAGTCTCGCTGCAACTCCCTGGCGAGGCTGCGCCCATCGTCATCACCAACGCCGCTGTCCGCTGGACCGGCTCACAGGGCATCGGGATCGAATTCCTCACCATCGCTCCCCCGCAGCTTGAGCGCCTCACTCAGTTGATCTGCAAGCTGTCGTCCGCCTCGCGCGTAGCCTGA
- a CDS encoding hypothetical protein (Evidence 4 : Unknown function but conserved in other organisms; MaGe:77308497) gives MDLSQLTPQQLKEFVQGLVDDRIRELIGDPDLGLALGDALRTRLKESLTSGERLSGDDVADRLGLRW, from the coding sequence ATGGATCTGTCTCAACTCACACCTCAGCAATTAAAAGAATTTGTCCAAGGCCTCGTCGACGACCGCATACGCGAACTCATCGGCGATCCAGATCTTGGCCTGGCATTGGGGGACGCCCTGCGAACGCGCTTAAAAGAATCCCTCACAAGCGGCGAGCGGCTCTCCGGCGACGATGTGGCCGACCGGCTCGGGCTGCGCTGGTAA
- a CDS encoding hypothetical protein (Evidence 4 : Unknown function but conserved in other organisms; MaGe:77308498): MAWFRLAFRPAVIQDLAQIDPGMAQRIFDKTKWLASNVDNLRHEPVDPGLPSLSKYAVGDWRIFYSIDRADSLLDIHAIVPRALLR, translated from the coding sequence ATGGCCTGGTTTCGCCTCGCCTTCAGACCGGCCGTCATCCAGGACCTGGCGCAGATCGATCCCGGCATGGCGCAACGGATTTTCGACAAAACCAAATGGCTCGCGTCGAACGTGGACAATCTGCGGCATGAACCGGTCGATCCGGGCCTGCCGAGCCTGTCGAAATATGCGGTCGGGGATTGGCGGATTTTTTATTCAATCGACCGCGCCGATTCGCTGCTGGACATCCACGCCATCGTGCCGCGCGCCTTGCTCCGCTAG
- a CDS encoding NUDIX hydrolase (MaGe:77308499) — protein sequence MKFCSTCGAPVSQKIPAGDNMLRYVCDQCRTIHYHNPKIVAGCIPEWEGQILLCRRAIEPRLGLWTFPAGFMEIGETTEEAAARETKEEALADVEIAALYAVLSMPHIGQVYMVFRGRMLRHEFGAGTESLEVRLFPRQAIPWEGMAFPVVAEALRRYVADSAMGQFPLHLASVDDRMPPEAAPDL from the coding sequence GTGAAATTCTGCAGTACCTGCGGAGCCCCAGTCAGTCAAAAGATCCCAGCCGGCGACAATATGTTGCGCTATGTGTGCGACCAGTGCCGGACTATTCATTACCACAATCCCAAGATTGTCGCAGGCTGTATTCCTGAATGGGAGGGGCAGATTTTGTTGTGCCGCCGCGCGATCGAGCCGCGATTGGGATTGTGGACGTTTCCGGCTGGTTTTATGGAGATTGGTGAAACGACGGAAGAAGCGGCGGCCAGGGAGACGAAGGAAGAGGCGCTGGCCGATGTGGAGATCGCGGCGCTCTATGCGGTGCTCAGTATGCCGCACATCGGGCAGGTGTATATGGTGTTTCGCGGCCGGATGCTCAGGCATGAATTCGGGGCCGGCACTGAAAGTCTGGAGGTTCGGTTGTTCCCGCGCCAGGCGATTCCCTGGGAGGGCATGGCCTTTCCGGTGGTGGCGGAAGCGCTCCGCCGCTATGTCGCGGATTCGGCTATGGGACAATTCCCTCTGCATCTGGCGAGTGTGGACGATCGGATGCCGCCGGAGGCGGCTCCCGATTTGTGA
- a CDS encoding Ribosomal RNA large subunit methyltransferase L (MaGe:77308500), whose translation MITMDNTNYRCFAPCPRGLEALLLQELAALGATDLRQTEGGVGFSGPLAAIYRANLESRIASRILLEVAQVPYRNEQDIYLAASAVSWPRWFTPARTIKVKTSAQHCPLKSLDFVTLRIKDAVCDTFTRLKGTRPSVNSSRPDVRIDAFLDATHLTLYLGTTGDSLFKRGFRQSTVEAPLRENLAAGIVQLTGWNKATPLLDPLCGGGTLPLEAAMIARNIAPGLGRRFAFELFANFDPALWKTVQTQAQAKQLPASPASIYASDRDTQAVRTANDQFLRAGVASDIALTQTDLFDLTPPQEPGVIVMNPPYGVRLGTQGDLDVFYPKLGSWLKTRCVGWRVYLFTGDLRAPKLIGLAPTKRTPLFNGAIECRLYEFLIVQGGARRRLTPPAQV comes from the coding sequence ATGATCACGATGGATAACACAAACTACCGCTGCTTTGCACCTTGCCCGCGCGGCCTCGAAGCGCTGCTGCTGCAAGAACTGGCCGCACTCGGCGCCACCGACCTGCGCCAGACCGAAGGCGGCGTCGGCTTCTCCGGTCCGCTCGCCGCCATCTACCGGGCCAATCTGGAAAGCCGCATTGCCAGCCGTATTCTGCTGGAAGTCGCGCAGGTCCCTTATCGCAACGAACAAGATATCTATCTCGCGGCCAGCGCCGTCTCGTGGCCTCGATGGTTCACCCCCGCGCGCACCATCAAAGTCAAAACCAGCGCGCAGCACTGCCCGCTCAAAAGCCTCGACTTCGTCACGCTACGCATCAAGGACGCCGTGTGCGACACCTTCACCAGACTGAAAGGCACCCGCCCTAGCGTGAATTCCAGCCGCCCAGACGTTCGCATCGATGCGTTTCTCGATGCCACCCATCTCACGCTTTATCTTGGCACCACCGGGGACTCGCTCTTCAAACGCGGCTTCCGCCAATCGACCGTCGAGGCGCCCTTGCGCGAAAATCTCGCCGCCGGCATTGTGCAACTGACCGGCTGGAACAAAGCCACCCCGTTACTCGATCCTCTCTGCGGCGGCGGAACTCTTCCACTCGAAGCCGCCATGATCGCCCGCAATATCGCTCCCGGCCTGGGTCGGCGCTTCGCCTTCGAACTGTTCGCGAATTTCGATCCAGCGCTCTGGAAAACCGTCCAAACACAAGCTCAGGCCAAACAATTGCCTGCCAGTCCAGCCTCCATCTATGCGTCCGATCGGGATACGCAGGCCGTGCGCACCGCCAACGATCAATTTCTCCGCGCCGGAGTCGCCAGCGACATCGCACTGACACAAACAGACCTGTTCGATCTCACGCCACCACAAGAACCTGGCGTCATCGTCATGAATCCTCCTTATGGCGTCCGCCTCGGCACCCAGGGCGATCTAGATGTGTTTTATCCCAAGCTCGGCTCCTGGCTAAAAACCCGATGCGTCGGCTGGCGCGTGTATCTCTTCACCGGCGACCTGCGCGCGCCAAAACTCATCGGCCTCGCGCCCACCAAACGCACCCCCCTCTTCAACGGCGCTATCGAATGCCGCCTCTACGAATTCCTCATCGTCCAAGGCGGCGCACGGCGGCGGCTCACACCACCAGCACAGGTCTGA